From Osmerus mordax isolate fOsmMor3 chromosome 7, fOsmMor3.pri, whole genome shotgun sequence:
TTATCTTGAGCAAGCAAGTCATTATTTCTGGAAAGACACATTGATGAGTTTTTCCAAACGTTTTGGGCACTTTGAGCACCATAAACCGAGTGCCAGCTGTTATGAGAATTCATTGCAGCCCCACTTTGAGAAGTAGCCTAAGTTTTAGGCCACCGATTTTTTGTTGAAGTATTTTGACCCTGCCAAATAGCTTCCCATTTGTTGTGAGGCTATGATGCCACCTAGACAATGTTTACACTACGCATAAGTTTCTGTGTTAGTTTTGGTTGTTGTACAGAGTTGCGTGCACCTCTGTCTTGCGGCATAAACTGTCATGTTTTTGTCAGTGAGCTATCCGCTTTTCTCCGATTTTTGACCCTTGCCTGATTGTTGACTACGTTTTCGATGACCTGTATTGCCCTGTCTACTTTTAATTACAAACCCTTGCCTGAGTATTGATTACCCTACGGTCCGATTGCCTCACAGTCTGACAGATTATATGACACTCGCCCGTGCATGGGCTGCTGCTCAACTTCCCAGCTCAATCGAATCAGTTTGATTTTACCTTATAGCCTACTGTGCACATTAGGCTATGTACACCATAAACCAAGTAGTTTAGTGTAACCTAAGATAATGTAAGCCAATTAATGTAACGAGTGGATTTAACTCAAGATGCCTCTTCAGAATAAGATTCCTTGGCAGTGTGTCaagttttttgtttgtcttaTCGATATGGAAGTCAGTGCAGAGAAGAGCCTAGCTAGGCTATTTCGTTTTATTTCCAGTCGGCTATACCGTCTGCCACTTTACACCCCAAAAAACCTGCTTGCTGAGAATTTTAGATGGTGTCGCTGCCTATTgtaatctttttttgttttgcacAGCTAGGCTAGGACTTTGGTGTGCAGTATCCTAATCaataacacacaaaaacagcccACCAATAAAGTGAATTTCTTTTTAAgagacataggcctacattacaACAGCAGTAGCAATCATTTAATTGCTAAATTACTTGGGTTTTACACACTTGCAGCTAGGGTTTGGTATGGTTGCATTTTCTATTCCAAATACGCCCTAGGCCTACCTCATGCTGAGGCCGATGCTGCAATTGTGTAAATTAATTAGCCTGAGTTAGGGGACAGGGACTTTCACTATGCGTTCTAGCCTACCTGTAAACTAAACATGTAAAGattaagttaaacatgttaacacccGACCCTTGACATGATGAAACTGCAGCAGTGCAGTGATCAGAATCAGAGCAAGTCGTGCTAAACGCAAATTCAATTAAATCGTTAATTAAAACAGGAAAGTGATACAAAGAATTTGACCAGACCAGAGAACCACGTTTATTAGGCTAAACTCAAGAATCGTTGAGATGGCCCTCAGCGGTTCACTTAGCCTAAACTGACCAAGAAATACTAGTTATACTAGAAATACTAGTAGACTGTTTAGAACTAGGCTATAGGTCCGCCCACATTCCTCCATTAGGCTACTCCTTGCTTGAAGATCCCAGATTTTCTTGTCAAAATTACAGAAATCCTTGTCTTCACTTGTTTAGCTGAAACAGGGCCAAAGGTCTGAGCAAGCAAAATTCCAAGACGGAATATCGGCTTAAAggccaaatatatttttttacgctTTGGAAATTCTAGATTTAAAGATACAAATCCAGATCGAAAATCGGGTTTGAGTCTTTGAATATAGCCTATTGCCTATTTAAGGCTCCTTGAATATTAACTTTTGAATATGGAGGGACTATCTACATTTTTAGCATAGCCTCAATTTACCTTTGTACCTTGCACGAATCTAAAAAGTGGGAACGAAAGTATTAAATATGTGAAAAGTAGATGGAGAGCAAAGAACAAATTAGGGAAAACTAGAGTGCTCGGTATACCGAGGACCGACGTTATAACGAACTGCCTAGGTAGGAATAGCCTCGGcctaacaaagaaaaaaaacatctttACGATTTTGACCATTTTACTTCCCTTTTTgatatgttttttgttgttgtactaCTCTAAGATTCACGACTTCCGTTCATTTAATTTGAAATGTTGCAATATGGCAAATATAAAATTGAGGGTTAGACACTAAGTAAACACAGATCCTCGTGAGATGAGCCTGTGAAAGATGTTAGCCAATCATGTTGAGCAATAGCAACTGATAGGATTTTTAGCCAATAGTGGAATTCCAAGAAAACTCACTCCGCTTCGTCTTTCTGTTCTGTTTATTAGTTCACATACAGGCGACAGACTTGAACTCAGACCTGGGATACAGGAGCTTATTTTATGCTTTGACTTGGCAAAGTAACCTTGTTTTAGCCTAGTTTTATATTAGGAAATGTCTTTCCGAAAAATACTCCAGTTAAACGGTGCGTTTGTGCAGAAAAGTATAGCAAAAGCACGTTTCAACCCCTTTAGAAGTTTTGCGATTTGTTGTTTAAATGTGACATCAAACGGTTCAACTTTTAAACGTGGTGAAAACGGTACAATGGCAGGGTCGACACCCGTATCATCCGCATATCAGACTCACAGACCTGCTGAGGTTTCAAAGCTTGTTTCAGGACGGACTTACTGCTCCTCAGCAGCACCCAAGACTGACTCCAAAACTCACATGTGGTCAAGATACACTGAGATGAAAAGGCTTGTGCAGGGTAAGAAAAGGCGTTTATGACAGCGATTACATTACGCAACGTTTATGTTTTCTATGCAATCGTATGATGTTATAACGCCTTATAAGACACCCAGGGCACTCTGCAGGGTTTGACTATTTGGTGTACACCAGCTGTTAGCAAACTGGTGGTCACGGGTCATGACCTGTAGATGGGGTCGCAGGAGAAGTATCTCGATATCCAAAAACGTATTATAGAAAAACAGCTGGTCGATCTATCATATGACAAAATGCTGCAGAAAATATTCAAGGCAAAGAAGAATATAGTTCTTGAATCGCCCCTAGCCTACTCCCTAAAAATACAATGTAAAGCCAACGAGcgatgtaaaaaaagaaagtcaTCATCGCATTTCAACCAGTAGGTTATGATAGCCTACAAGCAACCATCTCAGAGATAGTTGTCCACTCATGCAAGCACCTCCCTCATTAGTGCGGTGGTTAATGAGATACATTGTGGTAGGCTATTTAATTGTCGAAGACCCACATAAAAATATTACATCTTGAGATTATCACTGTTTTGCAATTGACTAATAGACATAGGATCGCAAAGTCGTCTTTAGAATTCAGAATGGAGTTGGCCAAAACAGTTTGGAAAAATCCTGGTCTACAGAACAGAAGCAGAATTCCTGCAAATGAATGTTGAATTAGGGACCAAGACTGTGCCATATTTTTCGTTCGATAGATGTAATTCCCCCAGGTGTATGCAGCATTCTGAACCCCTCAACCATCTATGCAAACAATGAGGTGGACCTGGAACTAGTGGACATCTATGGCTTTGATTATGACTACACCCTCGCTCTCTATTCCAACTGCCTTGATGCCATGATCTTCAATACAGCTAAAGACTTTCTTGTCAAACAGTACAAGGTCTGTAAAATTTTCCAAATTGCCTTATTGTTTCTAATGGATAAGGATATATCTAATAGTTTTAATATTTTCTAACAGTATCCCGAAGGCATCAGAAAGTATGACTATATTCCCAACTTTGCTGCACGCGGTCTGCATTATGACATTCAGAAGGTAAGTAATTTATATATCATTTGAAAGGTTTAAAGAGAATGCCTCTAAATGCTGAAAAAGATAGCATCATTCTATAGGTGTCTAAAAATCTATCAATGGCCAGCAATTTTGCTCATTTTAGGCATATTATTCTCTAAGAAAGGCATCAGCAAAATAAACAATCTTCATGGTATACACAGTACCTAAAGTATCAAGCTTAATACCTATAGTATACAGTGTATACTATAGGTTACATGTATTAGgggtggaacaatatatcgcaatatAAGATTTTACAttatgtatcgtagagttatggcaatacttttacaatatgacgtccgtttgatcctattggttgagctaccagcacgcaacctactctgcacctgcgtcatgcgtgAATTCACTGCATTCACATAATtcgcttgaactgagttaactaaattgtatgtacaacaaagaaaattattgaaaatgtttaatattttggaaataaatctgttagttgaatttcagtttcatttaaaatgttgttcaaaatatcgtgatGCGTATTGTACCGTACACCCGGTATCGTGATACATATTGTattgtgagctgagtgtatcgttacacccctagtatGTATGTTACAAACATACATGTATGTTTGATGCGATGTTCTAATGTTTTTTGCAAACTAGTCTTTtttacttttgagtaagggTATAATATCAGAGAAAACAACAAGAATATTGTGTATCCCCTTATGTTGACATCCGTGAGTGTTTTCCATACAGGGCTTCTTGATGAAAGTTGATGCCTTTCATTATATCGAGCTTGGGACTGTGTACAGGTGAGAGGCTTGGCTATATTTTGTTGTTGCAGGCCATTCAGCTAACCCCTGGACTGTAATACCTACAATGAAGGGAAAAACTAATATTTATGCTTTTCATGAACTGTTTACCTTAATAGTTAATGAATGCTGGTaacacaaacaaatgtttatGTGATATTTTCAATGTTATTACCACCTGTCTTACTTTTTTTTCTTGTGGTTAGCTTGTTGCTTTGATCAAAAGCCTTCAACCCATCGACCATtattaataatatttttttgtttgctgTCATTGAATGCAttataagtaggcctacatgtggtGTAAGAGATGTTTTTTTCTCCAGAGGTTTAAAACCTGTTCCTGATGAGGAAGTGTTAAAACTCTATGGAGGAACTCACCATCTACCTCTTCACGAAGTCAGTGACTTTTATGGCAAGGTCAGTACTTTTGAATTCTATTCTGAAACCAGGTTAAATAAGTTTAGAACTAGCAAACTGGCCAGTATTGATAACTGGCAAGACAATGTACAGGCATAACAGTAATTAAGACTGTGACTgacttaaatttacatttagtcttttagcagacgctcttatccagagcaacttacagtaagtacagggacattcccccgagggaagtagggtgaagtgccttgcccaaggacacaacgtcatttggcagagccagggatctaaccagcaaccttctgattactagcccgattccctaaccactcagccacctgactcccctgattAGTTTAAACCCACTTCACATTGGCCGTTTGTCCGCTCTGTAAATGCAAAGAGGTAGTGGGTCAAAGTGACCGTAAACGAGATTTGTTATTTTGATTGATACACTTGAGGAACATAGAATACATGTAATTAACTTTTCTAGAAACAAATATGCCTGCTGTTACTAACATTTCAATGTCAATTCCTTACAACCTTTTCAACTTGCAGGGTCCTAAGATTAAACAGTTCATGGATGTTTTCTCTATCCCAGAGATGACTCTACTTGCTGTTGCCAATGACTACTTTATCTCCAATGACATTGAATATGACCCAGTCCATCTATACAAAGATGTGTCGGTGAGCAGCAGTGCAGTACATTTTTACACAATTCCGTTGGATCCAAACAAAGTAGTTAATTTGGGGAAAATGAGAAATACTTCTAGAAGATGCTAGAGATAAATTTCTGAACTACTCATAAAATTGGAGTAATGGCAATACCGTAACGTGAGGCTACTCCAAAGTTTTGTGGAGGTCTGCTTCAAAAATGCTATTTTTGTCGAGCTGTTGATTTCTTGTCATACTGTCTCTTTTAAATAATTTGATTCTAATGCTGTAGAGGGCCCACTAGAAACAtttagggagaaagagagacaaattgTATGTCAGTAATTGCTTTCAGTCCCATCCAAGTCCTGTAAATTGGCTCCTTTTTCAAGTAACAGTGAACAAGTGTCTTTTTTTGTCCCCAAGAGTAAAATTCTGTTTTCCAGTACTTGTTACTCACTTTGTTGGAAACTTTAGTGACTCTTTTGTGATTTTGGGCATGTACATTGCTCATTTATGTTCATACAACTGTAAAAACAGTCAGAAGGACTATTGCATGTGGCTGGCCTGGAACACGCTAATTTAACTGTTGAGGCAATTATGTCAGGAATTATGGAAGTAGCAGAAATATGTTAGTGGCCTGCAATCATTTGATAACATCCCCAAACTAGTGACTAATAATAGTagtaaatattttatttatccACAAGTGGAAACTGGAAAACTACAGAGATTTGCATGTTTTTTACTTCCCATATTTGTTATTGTACGGATTTCTTGTTGATAAAAAGTCTCAATCAAATCTAAATGTATCTGACTACAGGATGCCATTGGGATGGTGCACATCCAAGGTTACATGTACAAGTGGGTAATGCAGGACCTGGGTAAGCTTATTCAGATTTGATGTAGACTCCTTACAGAAGGGCTTTAGAAACATTTATCTATTGCTTAAATGCTACAGAAAATAATCATGCTCCAAGCATGGAACAAAATGTTCCTTTAGATGTGGGAAGCTTACAAGTCAGAGACattcctctcctcgtctccctaCCCCAGAGAAATACAtcctcagaggagaggagacactggCAGTTTTACAATGCTTGGCCAACAGTGGCAAAAAGCTCTTCCTCATAACCAACAGCCCCTTTAACTTTGTGTGAGTAAAACTAGCTATCAGTCAAATTACTGAAAATACTGGTAATACCAGGTTTGAAAATGAACCATACATTTGAAGTAGCAACCAGGTAACACTCACAAAATCTGATCAACCATTGTATTTTACTAACTGATTTAGTGACAAAGGGATGAAGTACATGATTGGGAACAACTGGAGGGACTTCTTTGATATTGTAATTGTTCAAGCTGACAAACCACATTTCTTCAATGACTGTGTCAAGTAAGTGTGACACTCATGCAGCCTATCATGATTTCAGATCTAAACACAACCCTTTTAACCCAGGggaattatttattattatatttgtttGAATACTGTCTTGTTATTTCATGATATTTCACACTAGTTACAGTTATACACTGGGATAAAACATTTAGCAGAGTACATTTTTGTTGCTACATTTGCATTACCTGCTCCATCTTTTTTatgtaagaaaaaaaagacacagTTTGTCCAATTAACATCTGTACTTGCTACTTCCAGACCTTTTAGACTATTAGATAGCCATGGGAACCTAAAGTGGGACAAGATCAAAAGCTTGGATAAGGGGAAGATCTACAAACAGGTAAAGAACACAAATGCAATATAATGTTGAAAATGatatttttaaaatatattttatttaaagggGCCAAATATGTTATTTGTAAGCCAGTATATCTATCATCTTTGTAATGCTAATGAGGTTGTGTTTTTGTGGTAGGGAAACTTGTTTGAGTTTCTAAGGCTCACAGGATGGACAGGATCAAAAGTGCTCTACTTCGGAGACCATCTGTACAGTGACTTAGCAGTGAGTGATAAAGCTTTCAGTTTGATTATTGAGGATacggatgtgtctgtgtggtaaaGTGATACTCAATTCCTGTGTGTTCTGTAGGATCTAATGCTGCGTCATGGTTGGAGGACAGGGGCTATTGTGCCAGAGCTTGAGGTGGAGACGAAGGTGGCTAACACACAACAGTTTGCCCAGAGCCTCACTTGGCTTCAGGCACTTACTGGTCTACTGGAGCGCATGCAGGTACACCCACACAGTAAACTGGCAATGATGCCACAGTCATCCAGAAAGCTGACACGGAACAATCATAATTATCCAGGTTCTTTATTTTGCACATTGAGTAAATGGGAGGCCAGGCTCCAAGTGCAACTACCTTAACTGGCTGTGTTGCATTCCTGTATTGGGCAAAATATTGGGTACTAAGTGGCATGATTTACATTTGGTTGGATTTGATGGAATAAATGTCACCTTCATTGGCATTCTTTGTTAGAAACATCGAGATCCAGAGGCAAAAGAAGTTCGGAAAGATTggttgaaggagagggaggagcttcTGTGAGTTTGTCATCCTGAAACAAGTCAACATCTCATATTTTACACATTGCAGTTTGAACATGTTTTGTAACACATTCTGTTTGTTGGACATCTTTATAGAGCTGTGACAAAGAACTTGTTCAACCCCCAATTTGGCAGCATCTTTCGTACCTGTCACAACCCCACCTATTTTTCCCGCCGCCTCTGCCGCTACTCGGACCTCTACATGGCCTCCATCAGCTGCCTATTGAACTATGACCTGTCCTACACATTCTACCCTCGTCGTACCCCGCTGCAGCACGAGGCGCCCCTGTGGATGGACCAACTGTGCACAGGCTGCATGAAGACCCCTTTCCTTGAGGAGATGTCACAAATTCGTTGATATAGCATTTCCCACATCTCATGCATCTGTTAGAGATTTACTGAAACATAGAGTATAAAGTTTAATGCTTTTGGTTGGAATGATTATACTGTAGTTCTCAAACTTGTTGTGACGGGATGGGTTGCATAGGGTACCTTGTGTAAATATGCTTAAACGATGGAGGAAATGTTTGACAGCATAGGCCCTTTTCATATTTACTATTATTTCTATTTCCGATTagacattttctttcttttttaccaTTTGGAATTAATGGAAATATTTTACTGCTGGATTTTAGGTAAAGCCAATTTTATCGCTAGTTCTCAAAATCACAGAAAGCAATCTCATTTGTTCAATAATTGCCTAAACTGCAAACCAACACAACCTTTTGGGGACACTTAAGCTTGACTGGATAAAAAAAATAGCATCTGCTAAATATGTGAAAATAGCCTAAcaaggaaaaaggagaaaatTGATAGACaaagttgtttttattttagacAATTGTCACTGATTAGCCAAACAGAAACGATTAATATGAAATGGTCATAACGTGATAAATAACGTTTTCATTGTGTCGGGCAAACCAGAGCCACTCTCGGGTAAACAAACGTCAACaaggcttttattttgaaggctacAATCGCAAAATAGGTTTTGTGCTGTACACGGAACGGTGAGGGAAAAGCTACCGAGATGCCAATCGTTGTCGTTTCTTTTTAAAATGTAGTCTGTAGCTATCAAAGAAGAAACATTGTACACACATATCGTATTTTTAGCGGGTCCCTCATCATGGCtgccgaggaggagaggggggttgtgCGTGTCAAAGTGAAGGTGAGAAACAGTTATGATGTATTAGCTTTGCATGAGCAGGCTAGCATTAGACATTGGTTTCTACTGTATGTCAGTGTAGTCAGCCAGGTTAGCTAGCCAGATAGCCGCATTTGCAATGTTAAGAGAATGACATCTCCCTGAGCCTCAGGCAGGGAGATGGGTATCGGCTTAGCTAGCTAGACCTTATAAATATAGTTTTGATGTGCTTGCTTGTTAGCAGGCTTCTAGCTCCACACATAAGTCAGATACGGTATACTGGTCGCTAGCTAACACAACATAGCTTTATTGTAAACTTGCTAAATTATCTAGTTAAGGTACATTACAAATAGAATCATAATACAACGTTAGATGAGATAACATCGTGACAGCTCCCCTGGACTAGACTCATTTTCTTGTGACGTGGCTTGTGACAGTACacctgtttttttcccccatctTGCTAGTCAGTTAAAGTGACTGTCAGCCAAATGAGTCATACCAAGTAAATatcacaatgcacacacacatttcagcaaAGCTGCGATCTGGCATTCTTTAGTTTGACACATCCCCCTAGACCTTACTGAGCCCAGGTGTACAATTTGTTTGCTTGAATTCTTTGACCGGAAAACAATTTTATAGCCCAGTCGAATGCTGTCCAGATTGGATGAGCAGTTTTCCCATTTGGCTCCCCTTAGAAATGTGACGGAGTGCTACCAGTGGAGTTTCGTTCATTTGCAGTTGATCCTCAAATAACGTCGTTGGAGGTGCTACAACATATACTCATAAGAGCCTTTGAGTTAAATGGGTAAGGGATATATGATTGCATTGACTTAGATTATTAGAATTCAATTTACCAGTTGCTGTTATGAGTAGTTTTTTCTTAATCTGAATTGGTGTCAAAAACCTTGTGTGTGCTTTCTTGCTTTTTAATTAGCAAGAGAAACTTCGGAATAAGCTACCTGTCTCGTGACCGTGGAGGTGTGGAAGTGTATCTCTCCCTTCTGTCTGATTGGGATTTGGATGCTGCGTTTGTCAGTGCTGCAAAGCCTTATTTACAGCTCAAGATGGATATAAAGCCCTCTGAAGACAGTAAGATGTCTTGCAAACACTACTCTTGCTTATTGTAAAGCTCTATTAGATCTCCAAACTGTCAATCTTAATGTATTTTTGTCCATAGGTCCCCTAATGGAAGACTGGGACATCATAAGCCCCAAAGATGTGATTGGTTCTGATCAGCTTCCTGGGGAGAAGAAGTCCTTAGCAGCCACTGCTCTCCCCTTCACTCAGTCCCTGCTGTCCCAGGTTACTATTGACCCTCTTCATCCTGTCAGCCTTATTTTTCCCCAACCAC
This genomic window contains:
- the nt5dc2 gene encoding 5'-nucleotidase domain-containing protein 2, translating into MSFRKILQLNGAFVQKSIAKARFNPFRSFAICCLNVTSNGSTFKRGENGTMAGSTPVSSAYQTHRPAEVSKLVSGRTYCSSAAPKTDSKTHMWSRYTEMKRLVQDVIPPGVCSILNPSTIYANNEVDLELVDIYGFDYDYTLALYSNCLDAMIFNTAKDFLVKQYKYPEGIRKYDYIPNFAARGLHYDIQKGFLMKVDAFHYIELGTVYRGLKPVPDEEVLKLYGGTHHLPLHEVSDFYGKGPKIKQFMDVFSIPEMTLLAVANDYFISNDIEYDPVHLYKDVSDAIGMVHIQGYMYKWVMQDLEKYILRGEETLAVLQCLANSGKKLFLITNSPFNFVDKGMKYMIGNNWRDFFDIVIVQADKPHFFNDCVKPFRLLDSHGNLKWDKIKSLDKGKIYKQGNLFEFLRLTGWTGSKVLYFGDHLYSDLADLMLRHGWRTGAIVPELEVETKVANTQQFAQSLTWLQALTGLLERMQKHRDPEAKEVRKDWLKEREELLAVTKNLFNPQFGSIFRTCHNPTYFSRRLCRYSDLYMASISCLLNYDLSYTFYPRRTPLQHEAPLWMDQLCTGCMKTPFLEEMSQIR